From the genome of Sulfurovum riftiae, one region includes:
- a CDS encoding ComF family protein: MRCFSCSKLSFDILCKTCQKTLFVPTIQTRTVGTLDVISFFRYATLESLLHTKHKPEGYRVFKKLGKLFFRPFIKEFVENDEGEVHIVGIDEVVKNGYSHVALLTRAMKYRQAIPQHAALIARNRVNYSGKSLQYRLAHPRDFAYSGKEDVDVILVDDIMTTGITLQEAQKVLMQHGVNVLFAMTLADVEESL; the protein is encoded by the coding sequence ATGCGCTGTTTTTCCTGTTCAAAGCTGAGTTTCGACATTCTCTGTAAGACCTGCCAAAAGACATTGTTCGTACCTACAATACAGACACGGACAGTAGGGACACTGGATGTAATCAGCTTTTTCAGGTACGCTACACTGGAGTCCCTGCTGCATACCAAACACAAACCCGAAGGATACCGTGTCTTCAAAAAGCTGGGGAAACTTTTTTTCAGACCGTTCATAAAAGAGTTCGTTGAGAATGACGAAGGAGAGGTCCATATTGTCGGTATCGATGAGGTTGTCAAAAACGGTTATTCGCATGTAGCACTTCTGACACGTGCCATGAAGTACAGGCAGGCCATACCGCAGCATGCCGCACTGATAGCACGGAACAGGGTGAACTACTCGGGGAAGAGCTTGCAGTACAGGTTGGCGCATCCCAGGGATTTCGCCTACAGCGGGAAAGAGGATGTAGATGTCATCCTGGTAGATGATATCATGACAACAGGGATCACCCTGCAGGAAGCGCAGAAAGTGCTGATGCAGCACGGCGTGAATGTGCTTTTCGCCATGACACTGGCAGATGTGGAGGAATCATTATAG
- a CDS encoding DUF2905 domain-containing protein has translation MGNTLIVLGIGLILAGIAYKFGLLDWFGNLPGDIRYKSEHSFIFVPITSMLLISILLSLLFWLKERF, from the coding sequence ATGGGAAACACACTGATCGTTCTTGGTATTGGGTTGATACTTGCAGGTATCGCATATAAATTCGGGCTACTGGACTGGTTCGGCAATCTTCCCGGAGACATCAGATATAAAAGTGAGCACAGTTTCATTTTTGTGCCCATCACTTCAATGCTGCTGATCTCCATACTCTTATCATTGCTCTTCTGGCTCAAAGAGAGATTCTGA
- a CDS encoding SIR2 family NAD-dependent protein deacylase, translating to MNINNDLQKAKELLEEADALFITAGAGIGVDSGLPDFRGVEGFWNAYPKVRELGLRFEELANPEWFESDPHLAWAFYGHRLHLYRDTVPHKGFEILLELSNTKKYESFIFTSNVDGQFQKAGFSKEQVMECHGSIHHLQCIDNCQGMIWSADETDIEIGEDFRAQDPLPTCPFCGGLARPNILMFGDYGWEYARTDGQRERLVKWMDTIEAEGGRLAIVEMGAGTAVPTVRNTSEQIAARFNVPLIRINPRESFGAEIELPMGALEALQQIISNS from the coding sequence ATGAATATAAACAACGATCTGCAAAAAGCCAAGGAACTGTTAGAGGAAGCTGATGCGCTTTTCATCACTGCCGGGGCAGGGATAGGCGTTGACAGCGGCCTGCCCGATTTCAGAGGGGTGGAAGGGTTCTGGAATGCCTACCCGAAGGTCAGGGAACTGGGGCTTCGCTTTGAGGAACTTGCCAATCCCGAATGGTTCGAGAGCGATCCTCACCTGGCCTGGGCCTTTTACGGCCATAGACTGCATCTGTACCGTGACACCGTGCCTCACAAAGGTTTCGAGATACTGCTTGAATTGTCTAATACTAAAAAATATGAAAGCTTTATCTTTACCTCGAATGTGGATGGGCAGTTTCAGAAAGCAGGCTTTTCGAAAGAGCAGGTCATGGAGTGTCACGGTTCCATACACCACCTGCAGTGCATCGACAACTGTCAGGGGATGATATGGAGTGCTGATGAAACAGACATAGAGATAGGTGAGGATTTTCGGGCGCAGGACCCGCTTCCGACCTGTCCCTTCTGCGGTGGCCTGGCGAGACCGAACATTCTGATGTTCGGTGACTATGGCTGGGAATATGCCCGAACGGACGGGCAGCGTGAGCGGCTGGTGAAGTGGATGGATACCATTGAAGCGGAGGGCGGCAGGCTGGCGATCGTAGAGATGGGTGCGGGTACAGCAGTACCGACCGTACGCAATACTTCCGAACAGATCGCTGCCAGATTCAATGTGCCGCTGATACGCATCAACCCACGGGAGAGCTTCGGTGCAGAGATAGAACTGCCTATGGGTGCATTGGAAGCTTTGCAGCAGATCATCAGCAACAGTTGA
- a CDS encoding M14 family zinc carboxypeptidase, with product MKNQYMSYQESLDFLHTMEKQYPDLIEVIKIGTTYEGRDIVLAKISKDVEKADEKPALLYTGSIHAREWIGHELALKFIDHVAKNQNVDPELEEALDRSTIYMVPCLNPDGYEYSRKHFSFWRKNRRKNHDGTYGVDLNRNFSIGFVKQKDTSSNVYGGEEPFSEAETRAIKEFVDAHENITIALDYHSQGNVFFPAHKFKHEAEIDGTDMNVIAANMNDEFEKITGRKYGIHRGKPPAHLISGSGREYYYSRGIIALVVEVGTKNIPDYMKSMSGSIHENIPALIKTFSEVINYSAYAPRRVEDFTIDDRTSNSVTLIWKYEARDDIFFEIYRSTKDKDACNERTKVGIAGENRFVDNDLESSTNYHYTIRAVSKSTGYRSPFAPVVKVRTKLDEDEFFKLIFATKEGTGYVGQFTQEQNRAHFGLNSLFVGINKSKGICDAVASFDLSVLPKNAIIKAARFYLYPMNRVGAKIEKFGQWDLSLLKPGTFSEITDFNEIENAESKGTIGQAIKSRQLTQGIWNFWEFSANECKQLEEEIENQQAVFRIDGPKYLPDGEDSQMMQFDIGYGKFGGGIHYRPMLDIKYTIKNEKIKLPAEMFSTISKERVEEGTLQSGFDANGDKVYGYINFDLSQLPEHDKNMIIQCALRIRNKNTFKKKSDIRFYVELVEVDEVGTFEDIKNREKIEYIGYEVAESDLSTKEYQYFNFDTLSRQVLDEMHQEGKTLKLVIKPTSALGAKKRITKWADDVELIVKYIEKRRTPVASVENVRISKENRMIKLSWDKVEDEALSGYYVVRNSFHPPKHFMDGVKLYGGKDTWTYDNFASFDKEKYYAVFSYDDVPNFSKPAILRYDPLEKY from the coding sequence ATGAAAAACCAATATATGTCTTACCAGGAGAGCCTGGATTTTCTCCATACCATGGAGAAACAGTACCCCGATCTCATAGAGGTCATCAAAATAGGTACTACCTATGAAGGACGTGATATCGTTCTTGCAAAAATATCGAAAGATGTGGAAAAAGCGGATGAGAAACCGGCATTGCTCTATACGGGAAGCATCCATGCCAGAGAGTGGATCGGACATGAACTTGCCCTGAAGTTCATCGATCATGTAGCGAAGAACCAGAATGTGGACCCGGAGCTCGAAGAGGCGTTGGACAGATCTACGATCTACATGGTGCCCTGTCTCAATCCCGACGGGTATGAATACTCACGAAAGCACTTTTCTTTCTGGCGCAAGAACCGCCGCAAGAACCATGACGGGACATACGGTGTGGACCTGAACCGGAACTTCTCCATCGGTTTCGTCAAGCAGAAAGACACCAGTTCCAATGTCTACGGAGGAGAAGAGCCTTTCTCGGAGGCTGAGACCAGAGCCATCAAAGAGTTTGTCGATGCCCATGAGAACATTACTATCGCACTGGACTACCACTCACAGGGGAATGTCTTCTTCCCGGCACACAAGTTCAAGCATGAAGCGGAGATAGACGGGACCGATATGAACGTCATTGCCGCAAACATGAATGACGAGTTCGAGAAGATCACGGGAAGGAAATACGGTATCCACCGCGGCAAGCCGCCGGCACATCTTATTTCCGGAAGCGGTCGTGAATACTACTACTCTCGAGGTATCATTGCACTGGTCGTTGAGGTGGGGACGAAGAATATCCCTGACTATATGAAGAGTATGAGCGGGAGTATACACGAAAATATCCCTGCACTCATCAAAACCTTTTCGGAGGTCATCAATTACTCTGCCTATGCGCCAAGAAGGGTAGAGGACTTTACCATCGATGACAGAACATCCAATTCTGTTACGCTTATATGGAAGTATGAAGCGCGTGATGATATCTTCTTCGAGATCTACCGCAGTACCAAAGACAAGGATGCCTGTAACGAGCGTACAAAGGTCGGCATCGCCGGAGAGAACCGTTTTGTCGACAATGACCTTGAAAGTTCGACGAACTACCACTACACGATTCGTGCTGTCAGTAAAAGTACAGGGTACAGATCGCCTTTTGCCCCTGTAGTGAAAGTAAGGACCAAACTCGATGAGGATGAGTTCTTCAAACTGATCTTCGCGACCAAGGAAGGTACGGGGTATGTCGGACAGTTCACGCAGGAGCAGAACCGTGCACACTTCGGACTCAACTCGCTTTTCGTGGGTATCAACAAATCCAAAGGGATCTGTGATGCGGTCGCCAGTTTCGATCTGAGTGTTCTGCCGAAGAATGCTATTATCAAAGCGGCACGTTTCTATCTCTATCCGATGAACAGGGTAGGGGCGAAAATAGAGAAATTCGGGCAGTGGGATCTCTCCCTGCTTAAACCCGGAACCTTCTCCGAGATCACCGATTTCAATGAGATAGAGAATGCCGAGTCAAAAGGAACGATCGGTCAGGCGATCAAGTCACGCCAGCTGACACAGGGTATCTGGAACTTCTGGGAGTTCTCGGCGAATGAGTGCAAGCAGCTTGAGGAAGAGATAGAGAACCAGCAAGCGGTTTTCCGTATCGACGGTCCGAAGTATCTTCCGGATGGAGAAGATTCACAGATGATGCAGTTCGATATCGGTTACGGAAAATTCGGCGGGGGGATCCACTACCGTCCGATGCTCGACATCAAGTATACGATAAAGAACGAGAAGATAAAACTGCCAGCAGAGATGTTCTCGACGATCTCGAAGGAAAGAGTGGAAGAGGGAACACTGCAGAGTGGTTTTGATGCCAATGGCGATAAAGTATACGGGTATATCAATTTCGATCTTTCCCAACTGCCAGAGCATGACAAGAACATGATCATACAGTGTGCTTTGCGTATACGCAACAAGAACACATTTAAGAAGAAGTCTGATATTCGTTTTTATGTAGAGCTGGTTGAAGTAGATGAAGTAGGTACATTTGAAGACATAAAGAACCGTGAGAAGATAGAGTATATCGGTTATGAAGTGGCAGAATCCGATCTCAGTACAAAAGAGTACCAGTATTTCAATTTCGATACACTCTCCAGACAGGTACTGGACGAGATGCACCAGGAAGGCAAAACGCTTAAACTGGTCATTAAACCGACTTCTGCATTGGGTGCGAAGAAGCGTATCACGAAGTGGGCGGATGATGTCGAACTTATTGTCAAGTACATTGAGAAACGCAGAACACCGGTTGCATCCGTAGAGAATGTCAGGATCAGCAAAGAGAACAGGATGATCAAACTGAGCTGGGACAAGGTTGAGGATGAAGCACTCAGCGGCTATTATGTGGTACGTAACAGTTTCCACCCGCCAAAACACTTCATGGACGGTGTAAAACTATATGGTGGGAAAGATACCTGGACCTACGACAATTTCGCATCATTCGACAAAGAGAAATACTATGCGGTATTCTCCTACGATGATGTACCAAACTTCTCCAAACCGGCGATCCTCCGCTACGACCCATTAGAGAAGTATTAA
- a CDS encoding ATP-grasp domain-containing protein, translating to MSRKIGMWLYSNGGGDKIQKKIIKKLKERDIKTLKDINLRQAIAKNGHIYHGNTKVDKLDLFFSYNAGEQTQYQVFLYQALNRVIPMINTYDAFALTEDKFQTSFLLQQHGIATPEFQLCHRDDTVHLQRIMDKWNKMVYKPTDGWGGVGLTKIENQATLDMLLPFLNQMDLRFFYVEKFVKYDNTDFRVDIVDGEFVGCYGRKASKSDWRTNVTSGGSVFLREPDDEVIAIAKKAAKVCGTDIAGVDIIYDLEREEYVVLEVNGIPAFATPEQEKMGLNFNDRKIELIVDMIDRKTKK from the coding sequence ATGTCCAGAAAAATAGGTATGTGGTTGTACAGCAATGGCGGAGGCGACAAGATCCAGAAAAAGATCATTAAAAAGCTCAAAGAAAGAGATATCAAAACGCTTAAAGATATCAACCTGCGTCAGGCCATAGCGAAAAACGGACATATTTATCACGGCAATACAAAAGTGGATAAACTGGATCTTTTCTTCTCCTACAATGCCGGAGAGCAGACGCAGTATCAGGTCTTTTTATACCAGGCGCTTAACCGTGTCATACCGATGATCAATACGTATGATGCCTTCGCACTGACCGAAGACAAGTTTCAGACTTCCTTCCTGCTGCAGCAGCACGGCATCGCGACACCGGAATTCCAGCTCTGTCACCGTGACGATACGGTACATTTGCAGCGTATTATGGACAAATGGAACAAGATGGTCTATAAACCGACAGACGGATGGGGTGGTGTCGGCTTGACGAAGATCGAGAATCAGGCAACGCTTGACATGCTCCTTCCGTTCCTCAACCAGATGGACCTCCGTTTCTTCTATGTGGAAAAGTTTGTTAAGTATGACAATACCGATTTTCGTGTGGACATCGTTGACGGGGAATTCGTAGGCTGTTATGGACGAAAGGCAAGCAAGAGCGATTGGCGCACAAATGTGACCAGTGGTGGTTCAGTCTTCCTTCGTGAGCCGGATGATGAAGTGATCGCCATTGCCAAAAAAGCGGCAAAGGTCTGTGGTACGGACATCGCTGGAGTGGATATTATCTACGATCTTGAACGTGAGGAGTACGTGGTACTTGAAGTGAATGGCATACCAGCGTTCGCAACACCGGAGCAGGAGAAGATGGGTCTGAACTTCAATGACAGGAAGATCGAACTGATCGTGGACATGATCGACAGAAAAACAAAAAAATAA
- a CDS encoding DUF2231 domain-containing protein, whose protein sequence is MNVIHPPFVNFIIALPFVALFSQLTYIFTRDKAYSKAALRIMGFTLLISLFAVFSGLGDAEKIIKGHMILQDGIQVINSHKTFGLLVVAILLVTTLTKWFAISKNSSLLENISIVLIIVTLMASLYQGRSGGSIVYKYSGGIDNRIIKQRMDEQKEIGHD, encoded by the coding sequence ATGAACGTCATTCACCCTCCATTTGTAAACTTTATCATAGCGTTGCCGTTTGTGGCTCTCTTCTCACAGCTTACCTATATATTCACCAGGGACAAAGCCTATTCCAAAGCTGCCTTGCGTATTATGGGTTTCACATTACTGATATCGCTATTTGCTGTATTTAGTGGTTTGGGTGATGCGGAAAAGATCATAAAAGGACATATGATCCTGCAGGACGGTATACAGGTTATAAACAGCCACAAGACATTTGGCCTGCTTGTCGTAGCTATACTGCTGGTCACTACCCTGACAAAATGGTTTGCCATCTCGAAAAATTCATCTCTCCTTGAAAACATCTCAATAGTACTGATTATCGTAACACTGATGGCTTCACTCTATCAGGGAAGAAGCGGCGGTTCTATCGTCTATAAATATTCCGGAGGGATCGATAACAGGATCATAAAGCAGAGAATGGATGAGCAGAAAGAGATCGGACACGATTAA
- a CDS encoding M20 family metallopeptidase produces MDFSELKEIIEINSWTKNKEGVDRNGEIFAYWLEEIGYTLTRYPREEIGDHLHLVSHHREGKKLLLLGHLDTVFPPDTFEKFKEDEEWIYGPGVCDMKGGNYVALQALRNAYAKYGEIHNIDFLLVSDEETGSDDSKHLSAKLAKEYDYCMVFEAAGLHNEVVIGRKGVGTFFIDIEGVAAHAGNHYDKGADANLEAALKLQKLVALTDLEKETTVNVGKISGGIGANTISPHAHLTFELRYTNTHERDRVLKAVDEIVACSYVEGTEATLSGGIQRDVMQPSPAQMTFIDNINELCNIILPTEKRGGVSDANIISSQGVATLDGWGPYGDGDHTVHERASKKSFEERIELVTEIFEHFLEGKI; encoded by the coding sequence ATGGATTTTAGCGAACTCAAAGAGATAATAGAGATCAATTCCTGGACAAAGAACAAAGAAGGTGTGGATAGGAATGGCGAAATATTCGCCTACTGGCTGGAAGAGATCGGATACACCCTGACACGCTATCCACGCGAAGAGATTGGTGACCATCTTCACCTTGTTTCACACCATAGAGAGGGGAAAAAACTGCTGCTTCTCGGACATCTCGACACGGTATTCCCTCCTGACACCTTCGAAAAATTCAAAGAAGATGAAGAATGGATCTACGGCCCGGGTGTCTGTGATATGAAAGGTGGCAATTATGTTGCACTTCAGGCACTGAGGAATGCTTATGCGAAATACGGAGAGATACACAATATCGACTTCCTCCTTGTCAGCGATGAAGAGACAGGAAGCGATGACAGCAAACACCTCTCAGCCAAACTGGCAAAAGAATATGACTACTGCATGGTCTTCGAAGCTGCCGGCCTGCACAATGAAGTGGTCATAGGCAGGAAAGGGGTCGGGACCTTTTTTATCGACATCGAGGGGGTAGCAGCACATGCAGGGAACCACTACGACAAGGGGGCCGATGCCAACCTGGAAGCTGCACTCAAACTGCAAAAACTTGTGGCACTTACCGATCTTGAAAAAGAGACTACAGTCAATGTCGGTAAGATCAGCGGTGGTATCGGTGCAAACACCATCTCACCCCATGCCCACCTCACTTTCGAACTGCGCTACACCAATACCCACGAAAGGGACAGGGTCCTCAAGGCGGTCGATGAGATCGTGGCCTGTTCCTATGTGGAAGGTACAGAGGCAACCCTTTCAGGAGGCATACAGAGAGATGTCATGCAGCCTTCCCCTGCACAGATGACCTTCATCGACAATATCAACGAACTCTGTAATATCATCCTGCCTACAGAAAAACGCGGCGGTGTAAGCGATGCCAACATCATCTCTTCACAGGGTGTGGCTACCCTTGACGGATGGGGGCCCTACGGCGATGGTGACCATACCGTACACGAGAGAGCTTCAAAGAAAAGTTTTGAAGAGCGTATCGAACTGGTGACCGAGATATTCGAACATTTTCTTGAAGGTAAGATATAG
- a CDS encoding HD domain-containing phosphohydrolase: MPYKLKIRTNILLHFLFVVISLAFILIGLQYYFSEKLAKDAIERNFRQIADKIALTLQDKDLLAKEVLYQIETHPSIHQTDLSETLEHEIIGHFIPTLKRYKNMYAIYLGYPNGDFFEVINMHINKTVYAHYKAPKNTRWTVIHIYNDHKKRIRKFTFLDEKMQILSSRSEPSTYYVTNRPWYIQAMNSDVPVRSDPYLFSNLQEKGITYSKTLEGSETVLALDYTLRNMHNMLKSLRFSKSSNIYLYGRNGSVISSSETPQKDIDTLLQRMIKEHQVNAVIHINDTFVMVIPLSQENGKETYVGISTGSAEMLAPYREKIYYSLAIALVLFLMFIPLTLYLTDHIVRPIKALMGENEKIKKREFDKVQAVETNIIELIELSDSQLALSGSIQTYQLQQEALLDAFIMLIADSIDAKSAYTGAHCKKVPIIATMLAEEADQNNDTVFKDFHFTNSDEWEAFERAAWLHDCGKITTPEYVVDKATKLETIYNRIHEVRTRFEVLWRDVEIGYYERLIKGEDATELKTWKHKEQQALLNDFAFIATCNLGGEYMEEEKIVRLQAIAKRTWLRHFDNRLGLAEEELLRYGTEVQSLPVKEQLLHDGKEHLIERIGFDEEEYRKKGFKLEVPEYLYNRGELYNLCIQKGTLTEEERFKINEHIIMTIRMLEQLPFPENMKEIPKMAGEHHETMDGTGYPRCLTKEELSIPSRIMAIADIFEALTASDRPYKKAKTLSEALKIMYAMKKEQHIDADLFDLFVRSGIYLEYAKAYLKEEQIDEVDTASLLG; encoded by the coding sequence ATGCCATATAAATTAAAAATACGTACCAACATACTGCTTCATTTTCTTTTTGTTGTCATCTCTCTTGCTTTCATACTCATCGGACTGCAGTACTATTTCAGTGAAAAACTTGCAAAAGATGCCATTGAACGTAACTTTCGGCAGATCGCAGACAAGATAGCCCTGACACTGCAGGACAAAGATCTGCTGGCCAAAGAAGTACTCTACCAGATAGAAACACATCCTTCCATACATCAAACAGATCTCAGTGAAACACTTGAACATGAGATCATCGGGCACTTCATACCTACACTCAAGCGTTACAAAAACATGTATGCCATCTATCTGGGCTACCCCAACGGCGACTTCTTCGAGGTCATCAATATGCATATAAATAAAACAGTCTATGCCCATTACAAGGCACCCAAAAACACACGCTGGACCGTTATTCATATCTACAATGACCATAAGAAGCGCATAAGAAAGTTCACCTTCCTCGATGAGAAGATGCAAATACTCTCCAGCAGATCAGAGCCTTCCACATACTATGTGACAAATCGTCCCTGGTATATACAGGCTATGAACTCGGATGTACCGGTACGAAGCGACCCCTATCTTTTCAGCAATCTTCAGGAAAAAGGGATCACCTATTCCAAAACACTTGAGGGCAGTGAGACTGTACTGGCTCTGGATTATACACTCAGGAACATGCATAACATGCTCAAGTCTTTACGGTTTTCAAAAAGCAGCAATATCTATCTCTACGGACGTAACGGAAGTGTCATCAGTTCATCTGAAACACCCCAGAAAGATATAGATACACTTTTACAACGTATGATCAAAGAGCATCAGGTCAATGCGGTCATACATATCAATGATACCTTTGTCATGGTCATCCCCCTGAGCCAGGAAAATGGGAAGGAGACCTATGTCGGCATCAGTACAGGCAGTGCCGAAATGCTTGCACCTTATAGAGAAAAGATCTACTACTCTCTTGCCATCGCACTGGTGCTGTTCCTGATGTTCATTCCGCTGACACTCTACCTGACAGACCATATCGTAAGGCCCATCAAAGCACTTATGGGTGAGAATGAAAAGATTAAGAAACGGGAATTCGACAAGGTTCAGGCCGTTGAGACCAATATCATCGAGCTGATCGAACTCTCCGATTCCCAACTGGCATTGTCCGGCAGTATCCAAACATACCAGCTGCAGCAGGAAGCTCTCCTCGATGCTTTCATCATGCTGATCGCAGACTCCATCGATGCCAAATCGGCCTATACCGGTGCACACTGTAAAAAAGTACCCATCATCGCTACGATGCTCGCGGAAGAGGCAGACCAGAACAACGATACGGTCTTTAAAGATTTTCACTTCACCAACAGTGACGAATGGGAAGCATTCGAAAGAGCGGCATGGCTGCATGACTGCGGCAAGATCACCACACCGGAGTACGTTGTTGACAAAGCCACAAAACTGGAGACCATCTACAACCGCATACACGAGGTACGTACCCGTTTCGAGGTCCTCTGGCGCGATGTCGAGATCGGCTACTATGAACGGCTGATCAAAGGAGAAGATGCAACGGAACTTAAAACATGGAAGCACAAAGAGCAGCAGGCACTTCTTAATGATTTTGCTTTCATCGCTACCTGTAACCTGGGCGGAGAGTATATGGAAGAGGAAAAGATCGTACGGCTTCAGGCCATTGCAAAAAGAACCTGGCTTCGCCACTTTGACAACAGGCTGGGACTGGCAGAAGAGGAACTTTTGCGCTACGGTACGGAGGTACAATCCCTGCCGGTAAAAGAACAGCTGCTCCATGACGGTAAAGAACATCTTATCGAGCGTATCGGATTCGATGAAGAGGAGTACCGCAAAAAAGGTTTCAAACTGGAAGTACCGGAGTATCTCTATAACCGCGGTGAACTCTACAACCTGTGTATCCAAAAAGGCACACTGACCGAAGAGGAGCGTTTCAAGATCAATGAGCATATCATCATGACCATCAGGATGCTTGAACAGCTCCCCTTCCCTGAGAACATGAAAGAGATACCCAAAATGGCCGGAGAACACCATGAGACCATGGATGGTACAGGCTATCCCAGATGCCTGACGAAAGAGGAGCTCTCCATCCCCTCACGCATCATGGCCATAGCCGATATCTTCGAAGCACTTACCGCTTCCGACAGGCCTTACAAAAAAGCGAAAACCCTTTCAGAAGCCCTGAAGATTATGTATGCCATGAAAAAGGAGCAGCATATCGATGCGGATCTTTTTGATCTTTTCGTGCGTTCAGGGATCTATCTGGAGTATGCCAAAGCCTATCTCAAAGAGGAGCAGATAGACGAAGTCGATACCGCTTCACTGCTGGGTTAG
- a CDS encoding ATP-grasp domain-containing protein translates to MAKKKKQQKLPKLGLLYLDYVLRFFDKSNFKGWPDKIETVTYHWKNDKDRFIKEVKRKKIDVLIGNIPATAYETFREIARELPHVQFIPSMDTQFSNKSKENVTRFAWKYDIPIPKTYIFYDHKKAEKFIDSTDFPKIIKKSYGPSNYGGYFVHKVDSAQEAHNLLAQKKYHPVYMQDFVPMEADVRVMLIGHKPVCAFWRRPPEGEWLTNTSQGGSMDYMDVPKELLDLAVKVSKAANAEYWACDIAVGQDGKYRILECATAFAAFPYIRDWIGQYLMWKFSNGRFPLPNMPLYNWEELGKMDASVLRTLRYITFGRYTPSYDGAFFLDSKTKETEEGEMYLHELDALYPVLLTEDRTKEEWPSEKWNFQDNYGHTVRKVHAQSNPHYNDEDENSESAEQENMIELTEKKVEKLLTSVEGIGKKKAEKIMDKFNTTELVHALETAPEKLVEEISWFKKKFLTKLQKEWKEFKKKL, encoded by the coding sequence ATGGCAAAAAAGAAAAAACAACAGAAACTACCAAAACTCGGACTACTCTATCTTGATTACGTATTGAGATTTTTCGACAAATCAAACTTCAAAGGGTGGCCCGACAAGATCGAAACGGTTACTTACCATTGGAAAAATGACAAAGACAGATTCATTAAAGAAGTGAAGAGAAAAAAGATCGATGTGCTCATTGGAAACATTCCAGCAACGGCATATGAAACTTTCAGGGAGATAGCCAGAGAGTTGCCGCATGTACAGTTCATTCCGTCCATGGATACACAGTTCTCCAACAAATCGAAGGAGAACGTGACACGTTTTGCCTGGAAGTACGATATACCTATCCCGAAAACATACATCTTCTACGATCACAAGAAAGCGGAGAAGTTCATAGACTCCACTGACTTCCCGAAGATCATCAAAAAGTCATACGGTCCATCAAACTACGGCGGATACTTCGTTCACAAGGTAGATTCTGCACAGGAAGCGCACAACCTGCTTGCCCAGAAGAAATACCATCCGGTCTATATGCAGGACTTTGTTCCTATGGAAGCCGATGTACGTGTCATGCTTATCGGACATAAGCCGGTCTGTGCATTCTGGAGAAGACCGCCTGAGGGTGAGTGGCTGACCAATACTTCCCAGGGCGGAAGTATGGACTACATGGATGTGCCAAAAGAGCTGCTTGACCTTGCAGTGAAGGTTTCCAAAGCGGCCAATGCAGAGTATTGGGCATGCGATATCGCAGTTGGTCAGGACGGTAAATACCGTATCCTTGAGTGTGCTACTGCGTTTGCTGCCTTCCCGTACATCAGGGACTGGATAGGGCAGTACCTCATGTGGAAGTTCTCGAATGGAAGATTCCCTCTGCCTAATATGCCTCTTTACAACTGGGAAGAACTCGGCAAGATGGATGCTTCGGTACTCCGAACACTGCGTTACATCACTTTCGGACGCTATACGCCTAGTTATGACGGCGCATTCTTCCTCGACAGTAAGACAAAAGAGACGGAAGAGGGCGAAATGTATCTGCATGAACTCGATGCACTCTATCCTGTCCTGCTGACAGAAGACAGGACCAAAGAGGAGTGGCCGAGCGAGAAGTGGAACTTCCAGGACAACTACGGACATACGGTCAGAAAAGTCCATGCGCAGAGCAATCCGCATTATAACGATGAAGATGAGAATTCAGAATCTGCAGAACAGGAGAATATGATCGAACTTACAGAGAAGAAAGTTGAAAAGCTTTTGACTTCGGTAGAAGGTATCGGCAAGAAGAAAGCTGAAAAGATCATGGACAAGTTCAATACGACAGAGCTGGTACATGCACTTGAAACAGCACCTGAAAAACTCGTGGAAGAGATCTCATGGTTCAAGAAGAAGTTTTTGACCAAACTTCAGAAAGAGTGGAAAGAGTTCAAAAAGAAACTCTAA